Within the Anaerolineae bacterium genome, the region CATAGCAGAGGCGATAGCACTGGGGGCCGGCAGGAGCCACTCCGGCGTGCCCGTGACCCGCACTGCTACCTCCCATACGGCCAGCAGCCCGGCGATGAGTAGTGCCGCTGGCGCCCACTCCCGCCAGCGCTGTGCCAGACGGCGGAAGGCCGAACTCCCGCCTGCCATCAGCGATATCGGGCCATGATGTCGGCGACGCTCACGTCGCGGCCCCCTCCCCGTTCCGCCAGCTTGATGTGAGTCTGGACACTGCGGGCGCCTGCCTCCAGGGCGGCTCGGTGCGCCCTTCTGGCCACGTCCAGCAGCTCGTCCAGCTCCCCTTCCACCACCGTCTCCATGGGCGTCACTTCGTAGCGCAGGCCGCTGGCCCGGATCGCCTCTATGGCCCGGTCGACCACACCGTACACGTCCTCAGCCTGGGGGATCACCTGGATCCCCATTACCATCTTGGCCATCAGTCTACCTGCCTTGCCTTGCCACCGCGCCGCAGGTGCACCGCCAGCAGGGCGCCCCCTTGCAGGCTGACCTCGGCCACGTCTTCCTCGAACACGTTGCTGACCCCTCGGGCGAAACCCACCGGCAGGGTCTCCCCGTCGAGCGGATACGCCAATCCGGCCGTCCGTACCCCCACTGCGTCCGCCCCGAAAGGCAGGAGCGTCAGCAGGTCCCCCGCAGCCCCCTCGAGACGGGCAGTGCGACGCACTAGTCGCACCTCGGTGTCGCCGGAGGCCAGGAGGCCGCGATCGTCCATTCCGGGCAGGGCCAAAAGAAACACGTTCGCCAGAGTGTGGTCCAGGCGTCCGCCCAGGGCGCAAAGCAGCACCACTTCGTCGCATCCGCCGTCCAGGGCTGCCCGCAAGGCCAACTCGGTGTCCGTCTCGTCCTTGTCCGGGCGGTGACGTATAAACGTGACCGGCGCTGCCTCCAGCCTTTCCCGCACACGCGCCGACAGGGAATCCAGATCGCCCACTACTAGAGAGGGCGTCAGCCCCAGGCGCAGGGCGTGCTCCGCTCCCCCGTTGGCGGCGATCACCACCTCAGCCCGGCGGGACCACTCCTCGAGCCTATGAGGCGGCTCGCAGTCACCCCCCGACACTACCAGCCCCAGCATTCCCACCTCCGGCACCCCAAAACCAAGAGAGCGGCTGCCTCATGGGTAGCCGCTCTGTGGACTCGTGCTTCCCTACGCTGGCCTTACCCAGTTCAGGTTCCAGGGGTCGGCCGCTAGCTCCCTCGCGGGTGCCACGACCCTCTCAGCCCGGTGTCACCGAGCTCCCCCAGCCGCTCTATTCAGTTAGCGTCCAGTATAGGCACCGCCTCGCGATGCAGCAAGCGCCTCGGCCACTGAGACACGGAGACGGGGAGACACGGAGAGGGGGAGAGGGGGAGAGGGGAAGACCCTGAGAGGGGAGATGCGGAGGCGTCACAGCCTTCTCCGCGTCTCCCTGTCTCCCCCTCTCCCTGTCTCCGCGTCTCAGTGTCTCCGCGTCTCCGTGTCCATCCCCCTACCGGCCCACGAAGTCCTTCATCACCACTTCCCGACCCGTCCGTGCCGACTGGTAGATGGCCAGGATGAGCTCCACCGCCGCCCGAGCTTCCTCCACGGTGACAAAGGGCTTCTTGTTCTCGCGGATGGCCCGGGCCAGATCGTCCACGTGGAACCGATGTCCCTGGACCGCCACGGCCCGAGGGTCGGCGCTGGAGAGCAGAGCCGGCTGCTCCTCGATCTGCACCTCCACCGGCTGGGCCACCTCCTCGCGGCTGGGAGCCACTGCCCACTTCTCGAGGCCTTTGTCGCCGAAGATGATGGTGCCCCGGTCGCCGTGGAGGGCGAAGGTGGTGGTTTCGCCCGGGTTACAGGAAGTGGTGCCCTCGATGACCCCGTAAGCGCCGTTCTCGAAGGTGAGCACCGCCACCGCCGTGTCCTCGACCTCGATGTCGCGCACCTTGGCCTCGGCCTTGCCAAAGACCGTCTTGACCGGCGAGCCCATGATCCACAGCAGCAAGTCCACCCCATGCACGCCCTGGTTCATGAGGGCGCCACCCCCGTCCAGGGCCCAGGTGGCGCGCCAGTCGGCGCTCTTGTAGTAGGCGGGGGAGCGGTAGTATTTGAGGTAGGCGTCTCCTAGGACCATCTGCCCCAAATCGCCTCTCTGCACTGCCTCCCGCACCTTCTGCGACAAGGGGCTGGTGCGTCGTTGGAACACGACCTCGGCCTTGATGCCAGTCCGGTTGACCGCCTCCACCATAGCGTCCATCTGCTCCAGGGTGATGGCCATGGGCTTCTCGCACAGGACGTTCACCCCCCGGTCGGCCGCCTCGATGGTCATCTCCGAGTGCAGGCCGGAGGGAGTGCAGATGCTCACCGCCTCCAGGCCAGCCTCCTCCAACATCTGGATGTAGTCGGTGTAGACGGGCACGCTGCCATACTTGGCCGAGAACTCGCGCGCCTTAGGCTCGTCAATATCGCAGACCGCCACCAACTCGGCATAGTCGGAGGCCGCTATGGCGCTAGCGTGGCTGGGCGCGATCACACCCGTGCCGATGATACCCCACTTGACCTTCTCCATCATTCCCGAACCCTCCTCAGACTGGGGCAGGCACGGTGGCCTGCCCCTACCAAGCATCCCGGGCAGGGCCGAACGACCCTGCCCGCCCTCTCCTCACACTCGCAGCCAGGCCCAACAGGCCTGTAAGCCCCAGAACCGCCGCCGCAACGGCGAAGGTCGCGCGCACCCCAAAGGCGGGCATCAGCCACAGGACCGGAGCGAACGTGCCCACCATGCTGCCCACGGTGGAGACGGCGTACACTCGTCCCGTCAGATTCCCCGCAACCGCCACACCCTCCAAAAGCAGCCGAATGGCCAACGGAGGTACCAGACCCAGGAGCAGCACGGGCGCCGCCAGTAGGATGGTGACCGCCAGGAACGAGCCCACCACGCACCCCGTCTGGCTCACCGGCATGACCCGGTCTAGGTAGGGGAGCCAGACCGAACCCAGCGCTGGGATCCCGGCCGTCCACGTGCCGGCGCCCAGCAAAGCCAGGCCCAGCAGACGAGAGGACGGCCATCGGTCCGCCACCGCCCCACCCACATAATAGCCCAGAGAGAGAGCGGCCAGCACCAGCCCGATCAAGTTGGCCCAGACCAGATAGGAGTCGCCGTAGTAGGGCAGCAGCATGCGGGAGGCCGTCATCTCCAGGGCCATGCCTCCGGCGCCGGCCACGGCCACGGCCGCGAACACCGTCCACGCGCCGGTGGCGGTCCGGTGGCGAGCCGTGTGGGTCGCAGGGCCATCCATTAGCGGGACTATAGGGCGACGGACCCGAAGGTGTCAAAGGGCTTCCCTCCCAGCCTGAGTCTGCCTCCTCAGGTTGACACCCCACCTCTCACCTCTATCATGCACCCAGCCCAGCCGGCCCAAGAGGAGGGACCATGAGAGAAGTCACCGCCAGCGAAGCCATCGCCGCGCAGCGGCCCGAGTGGATCGTCCTCGTCGTCACCCGCCGGGAGGACGGCTTTGTGGACGTCATGCCCGCGGGCTGGGTCATGCGCGTTTCCGGCACTCCGCCCATGTTCGCCGTCTCGGTCGGCCACAGCCGCTACACCAACGAGCTTGTCCGGCAGGCAGGCGAGTTCGTCCTCGCCTTCCCCTCTGCCCACATGGCCGAGACGGTCGCCATCTGCGGCAGCCACTCCGGCCGCGAGATGGACAAAGTGGAGCGGTGCGGCCTGAAGATGGTGCCCGGCCGCGTCCTGAGCACCCCCCTCATCGAAGATGCCTTCATCAACTTCGAGTGCCGCCTCACCACCGCGACCGAGGCCGGAGACCACACCATCTTCGTGGGCGAGGTGCTTGCCTCCTACATGGGCGACGTCCCCGGCCCCCTGGTCAACTTCGGCGGCAACCGCTACGCTCTCGCCCGCCCAGCAGGATAGGCCGCTGATGCCGCTGATACGGCGCAGCTTCCCGCTGACGCCCGGATGTACACCTTGTTCCGAAAGCAGCTACGCAAATACCTACACAATACCTATTCCCTACAACCTATAACCTATCCCCTATAACCTGTAACCTGCCCTAGGGAGGAGAAATGGCCGACCGAGCCAACGCAAACGCCTACGATGCCATCCAGGCCTTGGGCCGGCTGATCGAGCCCGTCCTCTGCTTCGACGGCGAGACCGTCGCCGACTACCACGCCTGGCGCAGTCGCTTCGCCGACGCCTACCGCCGCTGCCTCGGCCCCTGGCCGGAACCCGCGGATCCGGAGAGCGAAGTCGCTTCGGAGGAGGACATGGGAGATCACGTGCGCCTCAAACTCTACTTCCACTCCTCCCCCGGCGTCACCGTCCCTGCCTACCTGCTCATCCCCAAGGGCATCGGGCAGGGTGAGAGACGCCCGGGCATCCTGGCGGCCCACGGTCACGGCAACGGCAAGGACGACGCCGTCGGGCTGGACCAGGGCAAGGACGAGAGGACCGCCCTCATCCGCAGCCTCAACTACGACTATGGCCTCCAGGCCGTCCGCCGCGGGTACGTGGTGATCGCCCCCGACTGGATCCCCTTCGGCGAGCGTCGTCCTCCGGCGGAGTGGTCGCGCCCCAACCGGGACCCCTGCAACGTGGTGAGCATGGCCTGGGAGTACTATGGCTACACCCTGCTGGCCCAGAACGTCTGGGACGGCATGCGCGCCCTGGACCTGCTCGCCGCTCGGCCGGAGGTGGACGCCGACCGCCTGGCCGTGCTCGGTCTCTCCTACGGCGGCACCATGACCACCCACCTGGCCATCAACGACCCTCGGGTCAAGGTGGCCGTCATCAGCGGCTACCTGAGCACCGTCAAGGGAGACGCCCTCACCATGCGGGGCAAGGGCAACTTCTGCGGCGCCCAGTACGTCCCCGGCTTGCTCCGCTACGGCGACATCCCCGAGATGGCGGGCCTCATCGCTCCCAAGCCGCTCCTCATCGAGGCCGGCACTCGGGACGATTGCTTCGTCATCGAGGACGTCCGGGTAGCCTATGAGCGGCTAGCCCGCATCTACGCCGCCGCCGGCGCCTCCGATCGCCTGGCCTACGACGAGCACCCGGGCCAGCACGAATGGCACGGCACCGTGGCCTGGGACTGGCTGCACCAGTGGCTGAGATAGCCGCAGAGACAGGGAGACACAGAGAACAAGCCAAGAAAGGTACTGGAGGCCAGGAGACTGACGAGCCTCCGAAGTTCGCTTCTCCCCTTTCTGGTCTATGCCCTTCTCTGTGTCTCCGTGGCTAGTCCTGCGGTCGCGCACGCATGAGGAGGCGCCAGGTGCCCTTCTGGGCGGTGGTGCCGTCCTGCCTGACCACCGCCACCTCTATGTCCACGATGCCGCCGCCCAGTCGTGGCATGGCCTTCTTGCCGGCGATGGTAGCCTCCACGTGCACTGTGTCCCCCGCCCGCACCGGCTCCCGGAACTTCCACTCCAGCCCCAAGAAGGCTAGGACCGTCCCTTCCAGGAAGCCCAGGCGCGACGCCAGCCCGCTGGCCACGCTCAGCACCAGCAGCCCGTGGGCGATGCGTCCCCCGAACATGGTCTGGCTGGCGTAGACCTCGTCCGTGTGCAGCGGGTTGTAGTCGCCCGACAGCCCCGCAAACCACACCACGTCCGCCTCGGTGATGGTCCGGGCCGGGCTGACCATCCTGGTGCCGATCTCGAAGTCCTCGAAGTAGAGCCCCCGCCGGGCCTCAGCCATTACGCCCTCCTCGATGGTGTGCCCGCTCTGCCGCGGTTAGCCTCGCGCGGCAATCTGTACCCTGCTTCCTATCCGCTGCAACCTAGAACCTACCCCTCTCCACGTGCGCCAGTAGGACAGCCACGTCCGACGG harbors:
- a CDS encoding thiamine-binding protein — protein: MAKMVMGIQVIPQAEDVYGVVDRAIEAIRASGLRYEVTPMETVVEGELDELLDVARRAHRAALEAGARSVQTHIKLAERGGGRDVSVADIMARYR
- a CDS encoding thiamine diphosphokinase, with translation MLGLVVSGGDCEPPHRLEEWSRRAEVVIAANGGAEHALRLGLTPSLVVGDLDSLSARVRERLEAAPVTFIRHRPDKDETDTELALRAALDGGCDEVVLLCALGGRLDHTLANVFLLALPGMDDRGLLASGDTEVRLVRRTARLEGAAGDLLTLLPFGADAVGVRTAGLAYPLDGETLPVGFARGVSNVFEEDVAEVSLQGGALLAVHLRRGGKARQVD
- a CDS encoding Gfo/Idh/MocA family oxidoreductase, which codes for MMEKVKWGIIGTGVIAPSHASAIAASDYAELVAVCDIDEPKAREFSAKYGSVPVYTDYIQMLEEAGLEAVSICTPSGLHSEMTIEAADRGVNVLCEKPMAITLEQMDAMVEAVNRTGIKAEVVFQRRTSPLSQKVREAVQRGDLGQMVLGDAYLKYYRSPAYYKSADWRATWALDGGGALMNQGVHGVDLLLWIMGSPVKTVFGKAEAKVRDIEVEDTAVAVLTFENGAYGVIEGTTSCNPGETTTFALHGDRGTIIFGDKGLEKWAVAPSREEVAQPVEVQIEEQPALLSSADPRAVAVQGHRFHVDDLARAIRENKKPFVTVEEARAAVELILAIYQSARTGREVVMKDFVGR
- a CDS encoding fused MFS/spermidine synthase, encoding MDGPATHTARHRTATGAWTVFAAVAVAGAGGMALEMTASRMLLPYYGDSYLVWANLIGLVLAALSLGYYVGGAVADRWPSSRLLGLALLGAGTWTAGIPALGSVWLPYLDRVMPVSQTGCVVGSFLAVTILLAAPVLLLGLVPPLAIRLLLEGVAVAGNLTGRVYAVSTVGSMVGTFAPVLWLMPAFGVRATFAVAAAVLGLTGLLGLAASVRRGRAGSFGPARDAW
- a CDS encoding flavin reductase family protein, whose protein sequence is MREVTASEAIAAQRPEWIVLVVTRREDGFVDVMPAGWVMRVSGTPPMFAVSVGHSRYTNELVRQAGEFVLAFPSAHMAETVAICGSHSGREMDKVERCGLKMVPGRVLSTPLIEDAFINFECRLTTATEAGDHTIFVGEVLASYMGDVPGPLVNFGGNRYALARPAG
- a CDS encoding prolyl oligopeptidase family serine peptidase, which produces MADRANANAYDAIQALGRLIEPVLCFDGETVADYHAWRSRFADAYRRCLGPWPEPADPESEVASEEDMGDHVRLKLYFHSSPGVTVPAYLLIPKGIGQGERRPGILAAHGHGNGKDDAVGLDQGKDERTALIRSLNYDYGLQAVRRGYVVIAPDWIPFGERRPPAEWSRPNRDPCNVVSMAWEYYGYTLLAQNVWDGMRALDLLAARPEVDADRLAVLGLSYGGTMTTHLAINDPRVKVAVISGYLSTVKGDALTMRGKGNFCGAQYVPGLLRYGDIPEMAGLIAPKPLLIEAGTRDDCFVIEDVRVAYERLARIYAAAGASDRLAYDEHPGQHEWHGTVAWDWLHQWLR
- a CDS encoding dehydratase, which encodes MAEARRGLYFEDFEIGTRMVSPARTITEADVVWFAGLSGDYNPLHTDEVYASQTMFGGRIAHGLLVLSVASGLASRLGFLEGTVLAFLGLEWKFREPVRAGDTVHVEATIAGKKAMPRLGGGIVDIEVAVVRQDGTTAQKGTWRLLMRARPQD